The following proteins are co-located in the Cryptococcus neoformans var. neoformans B-3501A chromosome 12, whole genome shotgun sequence genome:
- a CDS encoding hypothetical protein (HMMPfam hit to Cation_ATPase_C, Cation transporting ATPase, C-terminus, score: 239.1, E(): 8e-69; HMMPfam hit to Cation_ATPase_N, Cation transporter/ATPase, N-terminus, score: 91.2, E(): 2.6e-24; HMMPfam hit to E1-E2_ATPase, E1-E2 ATPase, score: 346.7, E(): 3.2e-101; HMMPfam hit to Hydrolase, haloacid dehalogenase-like hydrolase, score: 96.3, E(): 7.6e-26), translating into MLSNAWTFTPQDALGYFGTNPDTGLTEEQVKRNREAYGENSLPESAPNSLFKLILAQFQDQLVLILLGSAVVSFILAIFEDSAEPGGSWMTAFVEPLVILLILVANAAVGVIQETNAEKAIDALKEYSPDEALVLRNGRLSRVSASSLVPGDIISVHVGDRIPADCRILSFSSSSFRVDQAMLTGESMSVGKTDAAIKDDSAVKQDMTNMLFSGTIVVNGAAKALVVLTGSRTAIGAIHSSISKGDEEEEKTPLKRKLDDFGDQLAKVISVICILVWLVNIRHFNDPSHHGWLKGAIYYLKIAVALAVAAIPEGLAAVITACLALGTKKMAKRGAIVRNLPSVETLGCTNVICSDKTGTLTTNQMSVSRFVTCDDAGFTEYQVGGTTFAPIGAVTRSDGQPLDKSTLITPIIRKLSEICAICNDAKVAYHPESETYSNVGEPTEAALKVLVEKLGSDNDLFNSGLATLDPLARATAVNDYYDSNVKRLLTFEFSRDRKSMSVLSQSSNGTSLLVKGAPESVLERCSNVLLPNGVKAFTPELRKKLEEKQLEYGHKGLRTLALAYVDESDGDVSHYKTDRSEDYVKFERDMTFVGLIGMLDPPRPEVRDAIAKCKTAGIRTIVITGDNKNTAETICREIGVFGHDEDLTGKSYTGRELDALSHEEKIAAVQRASLFSRTEPTHKSQLVDLLQGLGLVVAMTGDGVNDAPALKKADIGIAMGTGTDVAKLAADMVLANDNFATIEKAVEEGRAIYNNTKQFIRYLISSNIGEVVSIFLTVLLGMPEALIPVQLLWVNLITDGLPATALGFNPPDHQIMKTPPRSGKEPLVGGWLFFRYMVIGTYVGCATVFGYAWWFMFYTGGPQISFYELTHFHQCSSVFSNLDCSMFTGLPAQRATTVSLSILVVIEMFNACNSLSENESLFVLPLWSNPYLVASIILSMALHFMILYVPFFREMFRITALNKEEWIAVIVISFPVIVIDEVLKFISMRMVKSEKSGKAQLKEKAE; encoded by the exons ATGCTGAGCAACGCGTGGACATTTACGCCCCAGGATGCTCTGGGGTATTTTGGTACCAACCCAGATACTGGTCTCACTGAAGAACAGGTCAAACGGAATCGAGAGGCTTATGGCGAAAATT CCTTGCCGGAATCGGCGCCCAACAGTCTTTTCAAATTGATTCTTGCCCAGTTCCAAGATCAACTTGTGCTTATCCTTCTTGGATCTGCTGTGGTCTCATTCATCCTGGCCATCTTTGAAGATTCTGCTGAACCTGGAGGCTCATGGATGACTGCGTTTGTCGAGCCCTTGGTTATTCTTCTTATTTTAGTTGCCAACGCTGCTGTTGGTGTTATCCAAGAAACAAATGCTGAGAAGGCTATTGAC GCTTTGAAAGAATACTCTCCCGATGAAGCCCTGGTTCTCCGTAACGGCCGCCTTTCTCGAgtctctgcctcttccctcGTCCCTGGCGACATTATCTCCGTCCACGTTGGTGACCGAATTCCAGCTGATTGTCgaattctttctttttcatcttcctccttccgaGTCGACCAGGCCATGCTCACTGGTGAATCGATGTCTGTTGGCAAGACGGACGCTGCGATCAAGGACGACTCGGCTGTTAAGCAAGACATGACCAATATGCTTTTCTCAGGTACTATTGTTGTCAATGGTGCCGCCAAGGCCCTCGTTGTTCTTACTGGTAGCAGAACAGCCATCGGTGCCATCCACTCTAGCATCTCCAAGggtgacgaggaagaagaaaagacaCCATTGAAGCGCAAGCTTGATGACTTTGGAGATCAGCTTGCCAAAGTTATTTCTGTCATTTGCATCCTCGTTTGGCTTGTAAACATCCGACATTTCAATGACCCTAGTCACCATGGTTGGCTCAAAGGTGCTATCTACTACTTGAAGATTGCTGTGGCTCTGGCCGTTGCCGCTATCCCTGAGGGTCTTGCTGCTGTCATTACAGCATGTTTAGCCTTAGGAACCAAGAAGATGGCCAAACGAGGTGCGATCGTGAGGAATTTACCCAGTGTGGAAACGTTAGGTTGCACCAATGTCATTTGCTCTGATAAGACCG GTACCCTTACCACAAATCAAATGAGCGTCTCTCGTTTCGTCACCTGTGACGATGCTGGTTTTACCGAGTACCAAGTCGGTGGTACCACATTTGCTCCCATTGGTGCCGTCACCAGGTCTGATGGACAGCCCTTGGATAAATCGACTTTAATTACACCGATTATCAGGAAGCTCTCTGAAATCTGTGCCATCTGTAACGATGCTAAGGTTGCTTATCATCCT GAAAGTGAAACTTACAGCAACGTTGGTGAGCCTACGGAAGCCGCCTTGAAGGTCCTAGTCGAGAAGCTTGGCTCGGACAACGACCTATTTAACTCCGGTCTTGCCACGCTCGACCCCCTTGCTCGCGCTACTGCCGTGAACGACTATTACGACTCCAACGTTAAGCGTCTTCTTACCTTTGAATTCAGTCGGGACCGCAAATCCATGTCTGTGCTCTCTCAATCATCCAACGGtacttctcttcttgtcaaGGGTGCTCCTGAGTCGGTTCTCGAACGATGCTCCAAtgtgcttcttcccaaCGGTGTCAAGGCCTTTACCCCTGAGCTACGAAAGAAGCTCGAGGAGAAACAGCTAGAATACGGGCACAAGGGCCTTCGAACCCTTGCGCTTGCTTATGTCGATGAGTCGGATGGTGATGTTTCTCACTATAAGACCGATAGATCAGAGGATTATGTCAAGTTTGAGCGAGATATGACTTTTGTCGGCCTCATCGGCATGCTTGACCCTCCTAGGCCCGAAGTTCGTGACGCTATTGCCAAATGCAAGACTGCCGGTATTAGAACTATCGTCATCACTGGAGACAACAAGAACACTGCCGAAACTATCTGTAGAGAAATCGGAGTCTTTGGACATGATGAGGACCTCACAGGCAAGAGTTACACTGGAAGGGAGCTTGACGCCCTTAGTCATGAAGAGAAAATTGCTGCGGTTCAACGAGCCAGTCTTTTCTCCCGAACCGAGCCCACTCACAAATCTCAATTGgtcgaccttcttcaaggccTTGGTCTTGTCGTTGCCATGACTGGTGATGGTGTGAATGACGCTCCTgcgttgaagaaggcggatATCGGTATTGCTATGGGTACTGGCACAGACGTCGCTAAACTCGCCGCCGACATGGTCTTGGCCAACGACAATTTTGCTACTATTGAGAAGGCGGTCGAGGAAGGTCGTGCCATCTACAACAACACCAAACAGTTTATTCGATAtctcatttcctccaaCATTGGTGAAGTtgtttccatcttccttacTGTATTGCTTGGCATGCCTGAGGCCCTTATTCCGGTCCAGCTCCTTTGGGTTAACCTCATCACTGACGGTCTTCCTGCCACTGCTCTTGGATTCAACCCTCCTGACCACCAGATCATGAAGACGCCTCCTCGATCAGGCAAAGAGCCCTTGGTTGGCGGTTGGTTGTTCTTCAGGTATATGGTAATTGGTACCTACGTTGGCTGTGCGACTGTATTCGGATATGCGTGGTGGTTCATGTTCTACACCGGTGGTCCTCAAATCTCCTTCTACGAACTT ACTCACTTCCACCAATGCTCTTCTGTATTCAGCAACCTTGACTGTTCCATGTTCACTGGTCTCCCAGCCCAACGTGCTACAACTGTCTcactctccatcctcgtTGTCATCGAGATGTTTAACGCTTGCAATTCCCTTTCTGAGAACGAATCTCTCTTTGTCCTGCCTTTATGGTCGAACCCGTACCTCGTCGCGAGTATCATCCTGAGCATGGCCCTTCACTTTATGATTCTCTAcgttcccttcttccgggAAATGTTTAGGATCACCGCCCTTAACAAGGAGGAATGGATCGCTGTGATTGTGATCTCTTTCCCTGTCATTGTCATTGACGAGGTTCTCAAGTTCATTTCGATGAGAATGGTGAAGAGTGAGAAGAGTGGGAAGGCTcagttgaaggagaaggctgaATAA
- a CDS encoding hypothetical protein (Match to ESTs gb|CF191540.1|CF191540, gb|CF189251.1|CF189251, gb|CF189250.1|CF189250; HMMPfam hit to NTF2, Nuclear transport factor 2 (NTF2) domain, score: 161.9, E(): 1.4e-45), protein MSDPTSIAQQFTQFYYQQFDSDRNGLASLYRDTSMMTWESTQVQGSAAITEKLVSLPFQKVQHKVVTIDAQPSSPQVASLIVLVTGQLLVDDGQNPLQFTQVFHLIPEGGSYFVFNDVFRLNYG, encoded by the exons ATGTCTGACCCCACCTCCATTGCCCAGCAGTTCACTC AGTTCTACTACCAGCAGTTCGACTCCGACCGTAATGGTCTTGCGTCTCTTTAC AGGGACACATCTATGATGACCTGGGAGTCTACTCAAGTACAAGGCTCTGCCGCGATCACAGAGAAGCTCGTC AGCCTTCCCTTCCAAAAAGTCCAACACAAGGTAGTTACCATCGATGCCcaaccatcttctccccagGTCGCCTCTCTTATCGTGCTCGTCACCGGACAATTGCTTGTTGACGACGGCCAGAACCCTCTCCAATTCACTCAGGTCTTCCAT TTGATACCCGAAGGGGGCAGCTACTTCGTCTTCAACGACGTTTTCAGGCT CAACTACGGATAA
- a CDS encoding hypothetical protein (Match to EST gb|CF190131.1|CF190131) — protein sequence MSVVPKCDETGCTDNAIKVNSRCRFCKLSFCWSHFENETSHPCLTASHPETNRDGFEFEKEPEVSEILRYLDVHAIKHEVESIFPGHICNYVGKPQIWQELPRLCGNYNYHIVLGFADGQRWAMRIRLKQKKYLPPQALTASLESEIATARALEDAGCAVPRTWERPKDSQLSKSLAYFYQEFVPQGDCTIYTLWTEPFNQQTKIFIRNYAKFMIGLEKVHFNQMGSLTLTEDGDVTVGPFIEKRTTIDNPPYFLGPFRTAKEAYLAIIDVRLQQTLNRSRYKPSRELLHYLVLLEVRSLVSNCAELDKGPWYVRHNEDDTNCIRVTSGGAITGIIDWKWATLTSKGGAFAAPFCFPDDKYSEGLNALGVRELALIEAYRDLGRPELADLVRTGRKYHRLFDVLFRECVTLTTLNALRRAFLGLPDGKQGLPQTLKEWIQVAKQNYSTDEHLETMLARSEEFVKNSNQSAMYSEHWGLK from the exons ATGTCGGTGGTGCCCAAGTGCGACGAGACTGGCTGCACCGACAACGCCATCAAGGTGAACAGCCGTTGCCGTTTCTGCAAACTGAGCTTTTGCTGGTCCCATTTTGAGAACGAGACTTCTCATCCCTGTTTGACCGCGTCGCACCCCGAAACAAATAGGGACGGGTTCGAATTCGAGAAGGAACCCGAG GTGTCTGAAATCTTGCGGTACCTCGATGTCCACGCTATCAAACACGAAGTCGAGTCTATATTTCCTGGGCACATTTGCAACTATGTTGGCAAACCTCAAATATGGCAGGAGCTTCCACGTCTGTGTGGAAATTACAATTATCATATCGTTTTGGGCTTTGCAGATGGGCAACGGTGGGCTATGCGGATACGGTTAAAGCAGAAAAAATACCTGCCCCCTCAGGCGCTGACGGCCAGCTTGGAGAGCGAGATTGCTACAGCCCGGGCATTAGAGGACGCAGGTTGTGCGGTACCGAGAACATGGGAAAGACCTAAAGATAGTCAAT TATCCAAGTCCTTGGCATATTTCTATCAAGAATTCGTTCCTCAAGGTGACTGTACCATATATACACTGTGGACAGAACCATTTAACCAACAAACCAAGATCTTCATTCGAAATTATGCCAAATTCATGATTGGCCTCGAAAAAGTCCACTTCAACCAAATGGGCTCTCTCACCCTCACTGAAGACGGCGACGTTACTGTGGGACCCTTCATCGAAAAGCGGACAACAATTGACAATCCTCCTTATTTCCTCGGCCCGTTCCGTACTGCCAAAGAAGCTTATCTTGCTATCATTGACGTAAGACTACAGCAAACGCTAAATAGGTCTCGTTACAAACCTTCAAGAGAACTGTTACATTACTTGGTATTATTAGAAGTACGGTCGTTGGTCAGTAATTGTGCCGAGCTGGACAAGGGTCCGTGGTATGTTCGCCATAATGAGGATGACACAAACTGCATACGGGTGACAAGTGGTGGGGCAATCACTGGGATCATTGACTGGAAATG GGCTACCCTCACGTCCAAAGGCGGTGCATTCGCTGCCCCATTCTGCTTTCCTGACGACAAGTACTCTGAAGGCCTAAACGCCCTCGGTGTCCGCGAGCTCGCCCTGATTGAAGCTTATAGAGATCTAGGCCGACCCGAGTTGGCTGATCTCGTTCGAACAGGTCGAAAATACCACCGCCTATTCGACGTCCTCTTCCGCGAATGCGTAACCCTCACAACGCTCAACGCTCTCCGTCGAGCGTTCCTTGGGCTGCCTGATGGGAAACAAGGGTTACCACAGACTTTGAAAGAGTGGATACAGGTTGCGAAGCAGAATTATAGCACGGATGAGCATCTTGAGACGATGCTCGCGAGGAGCGAAGAGTTTGTGAAGAACAGCAATCAGTCCGCGATGTACAGTGAGCATTGGGGCTTGAAGTAG
- a CDS encoding hypothetical protein (Match to EST gb|CF191883.1|CF191883; HMMPfam hit to HATPase_c, Histidine kinase-, DNA gyrase B-, and HSP90-like ATPase, score: 241.6, E(): 1.4e-69; HMMPfam hit to HisKA, His Kinase A (phosphoacceptor) domain, score: 82.9, E(): 8.1e-22; HMMPfam hit to Response_reg, Response regulator receiver domain, score: 174.0, E(): 3e-49): MILGTDIDLSSIPTAFLEAYPFPAVVIVIDSSLRPRPPLHSRDTDVTVRQTDGQISPLASPPVQQFASAPVAWGNQRWNELTQGKTIAECVDVISQNKLQTWVEGDIGEKSESFTLDMKLPEGVTLHLAKTILPLSPPSASQSFCILTSQYINKPESFTPSISSSDVLFSPLPRFSQTFSRSSSFSSNPRRSIDVPASLPGHRGSATSTSSNLRSSVDLTSPNSEYSPPSREQSTYFTHRFAVREERPSVRRRRSPPNSFKRSKPPESHAQDCWDLVENFDWSKTALGPREQWMDALDPVLAITFESRTADCAWLGPDLELVYNKAYQELIDHPSAFGKPARQVWATNWDYLEPLVKRCLSGTPVYKDNDPLFWRRYGNGRLLEHYHTWRYVPITGKDGSVLGIFNQSIEVTDSVLLERRMGTTRELLEHMSFIRTTEDFFSSIADVFSQNPTDIPFALCYRVRQVDTDGTFVHLDVSLQSSVGVPEGHPSAPDQIPISFFNGNPYPSNVERSFSPAFSIVSIHSSSSHRVCHVSEDTTQWPIAKALQRRQCVIIEECSQLIEGYPIRRWDELPFSAIVVPICSEGSPEIPDAVVILGLNVRRCFDHEYDSWIHSIRSQLSSALVTVKAREAEQKMVEENARMEKAKVAWFRGAAHDLRSPLTLVAGPLADVLDSDLSPNQRTSLTVAQRNLDRLVRLVNALMDFSRVEAGRMEGRFVPTNLSQFITQLAALFKPAVERLGLEYVLDVQPREELVFVDPVLFETVVSNLIGNALKYTETGCITVRVKYTDYAEVSVIDTGVGIPKNELALVTEWFHRASTAIHSGTQGTGLGLALAKELLKLHKGELLVESQTANESGGPHGSIFTARVPLDFKPSPSAHIIPSVESPKTFGKYSQVVANEAMRWVGDSDDFSEACDMSSGTGGSSASNGSGNTTAFGPKFADAFLFDRNDVVLIVEDNADMREYIRQLFTPYCTVVEACNGEQAYSMATQNPPNLILSDVLMSKLSGTELLQKIRSHPDTRIVPMVLISAIAGDESRVEALLNGADDYLAKPFKPKELIARVHLHMQVGKKRAKLEALYAQRETELTALSDYCPIGIFRGDKYGHIVYANAAWRAQSGLLVGDPNDWASYVHPESKAQLLEEWNQWLRGDLKEFRAAWRWSNGIPVRSILVRLDHVKEGFSGLIGCVVDVSHEERRLIEAEERRKEAEESKHQQELLIDLTSHEIRTPVSAILQCSDLVKENLVALKDQLRGAGPKGFVPTPELLADLEQDVEALESIYQCGLVQERIAGDVLSLARIQLDMLSLHDIDVNLRREGRKVSSIFASEAKMKDIDLRLEFGPTIEQSKVLAIKTDPVRLGQVVTNLISNAIRFTSSSAVRKITIQYDVSFVPPADDSCAVPSSGVPDILPAKENTPLWLFVSVTDSGPGMTEQELSVLFQRFAQGNKMIHTKYGGSGLGLFICRKITELLGGRIEVLSQLGHGSVFRFFIKTRAVAPPSAIAALVESSPLKPISATSPSSSLAMSRSSSRSTNVTTPIEGSGTEHVLIVEDNLINQTVLKRQLIKAGLSCNVASNGLEALNIIRETHRQHRRGGPNRKRLFDVVLMDLEMPVMDGITAVQEIRGSEAAGTLGRNMVIALTGNARQGQIDHALASGFDDVVIKPYILVDLLKKIKFMKVRRLELETAKAQEE, translated from the exons ATGATTTTAGGAACCGATATCGACCTGTCGTCTATACCAACGGCGTTTCTCGAG GCTTATCCTTTCCCAGCGGTTGTGATCGTGATCGATTCCTCTCTCCGCCCAAGACCGCCGCTCCATTCCAGAGACACAGATGTGACCGTTCGGCAAACTGATGGCCAAATATCACCCCTTGCGAGTCCTCCAGTGCAACAGTTCGCGTCAGCACCCGTGGCGTGGGGGAATCAGCGATGGAATGAATTGACTCAGGGGAAAACAATTGCAGAGTGCGTGGATGTGATTTCACAGAACAAGTTGCAAACTTGGGTGGAAGGTGACATTGGCGAAAAGTCGGAGAGTTTTACGCTGGACATGAAGTTGCCGGAAGGCGTAACTCTTCATCTGGCAAAGACGATATTGCCATTAAGTCCACCGTCCGCCTCTCAATCGTTTTGCATCCTTACATCGCAATATATCAATAAGCCGGAAAGCTTCACCccatcaatctcatccagtgatgttcttttctctcctctaCCGCGATTTTCCCAGACTTTTTCTcggtcatcttctttttcgtccAACCCTAGAAGGTCGATTGATGTCCCTGCTTCATTACCGGGACACCGGGGTTCTGCTACATCAACAAGTAGCAACCTGCGCTCTTCGGTCGATTTGACCTCCCCTAATTCTGAATACTCTCCACCAAGCCGTGAACAAAGCACGTACTTCACCCATCGCTTCGCGGTCAGAGAAGAACGGCCCTCAGTAAGGCGGAGACGGTCACCGCCAAACTCGTTTAAGAGATCAAAACCCCCTGAGAGCCATGCTCAGGACTGCTGGGACTTGGTAGAGAACTTCGACTGGTCAAAAACAGCATTAGGGCCGAGAGAACAGTGGATGGATGCGTTAGATCCTGTTCTGGCAATCACTTTTGAATCTAGGACGGCAGATTGCGCCTGGCTAGGGCCTGATCTAGAGCTAGTTTA TAATAAGGCGTATCAAGAGCTGATTGACCATCCCAGTGCTTTTGGAAAACCTGCACGACAAGTCTGGGCTACCAATTGGGACTACTTGGAACCCCTGGTCAAACGATGTCTCAGTGGGACCCCGGTCTACAAAGACAATGACCCCCTTTTCTGGCGTCGATACGGCAATGGTCGACTTCTGGAACATTATCACACTTGGCGATATGTACCGATAACAGGCAAAGATGGCTCAGTGCTTGGTATCTTCAACCAGTCAATTGAGGTCACCGACTCGGTACTGCTAGAGAGGCGAATGGGCACGACCAGAGAACTATTGGAACACATGTCGTTTATTCGCACAACGGAGGACTTTTTCAGCTCGATTGCCGACGTCTTTAGTCAAAATCCTACCGACATACCGTTCGCACTTTGTTACCGGGTCCGACAAGTTGACACCGATGGCACATTTGTCCATTTGGACGTCTCTCTTCAGTCTTCCGTCGGCGTACCCGAAGGCCACCCGTCTGCTCCAGATCAAATTCCTATCAGCTTCTTTAATGGCAACCCTTACCCTAGCAATGTCGAGCGATCATTTTCTCCCGCTTTCTCAATCGTTTCAATTCACTCTTCGAGCAGTCATCGGGTCTGTCACGTCTCTGAAGACACTACACAGTGGCCCATCGCCAAAGCCCTACAAAGGCGACAATGTGTCATCATCGAAGAATGTTCGCAATTAATAGAAGGATATCCTATCCGCCGCTGGGATGAGCTTCCATTCTCAGCCATTGTCGTGCCCATATGCTCTGAGGGATCTCCCGAAATTCCTGACGCCGTCGTTATCCTTGGTCTCAACGTCCGACGTTGTTTTGACCATGAATACGATTCCTGGATTCACTCTATTCGATCACAACTATCTTCGGCCCTTGTGACGGTCAAGGCGCGTGAAGCTGAACAGAAGATGGTTGAGGAAAACGCACGTATGGAGAAAGCAAAAGTCGCCTGGTTCAGAGGAGCCGCACACGACCTTCGCAGTCCACTAACTCTTGTCGCTGGACCGCTTGCCGATGTGCTTGACTCGGATCTGAGCCCCAATCAGCGCACATCTTTAACGGTTGCGCAACGCAATCTTGATCGGCTAGTGCGCTTGGTCAACGCCCTCATGGATTTCTCGAGGGTGGAAGCTGGACGGATGGAAGGACGGTTTGTTCCTACGAACTTGAGTCAATTCATAACACAGCTCGCAGCTCTTTTCAAGCCTGCAGTAGAAAGACTGGGGTTAGAATACGTACTTGATGTCCAGCCAAGAGAAGAGCTTGTTTTCGTCGATCCTGTTCTGTTTGAGACCGTGGTATCAAACCTTATTGGCAATGCGCTCAAATACACTGAAACGGGCTGTATCACTGTTCGGGTGAAATACACGGATTACGCAGAGGTCTCCGTCATCGATACCGGTGTGGGTATACCGAAAAACGAGTTGGCATTGGTGACCGAGTGGTTCCACAGGGCGAGTACTGCCATTCATTCGGGAACTCAGGGAACCGGATTGGGACTGGCGTTGGCCAAGGAGTTGCTCAAGTTGCACAAAGGAGAATTGCTTGTTGAGTCTCAAACCGCCAATGAGTCAGGAGGTCCTCATGGGTCCATTTTTACCGCGAGAGTTCCTCTTGATTTCAAGCCCTCACCATCGGCTCATATCATTCCGTCCGTCGAGTCTCCCAAGACGTTTGGTAAATACAGTCAAGTCGTTGCAAACGAAGCCATGCGCTGGGTCGGTGACTCGGACGACTTTAGTGAGGCGTGCGACATGTCGAGCGGTACCGGAGGCTCAAGTGCTAGTAATGGCTCTGGAAACACGACCGCCTTCGGGCCCAAGTTTGCAGATGCCTTTTTGTTTGACAGGAACGACGTCGTGCTTATTGTGGAAGACAATGCCGACATGCGTGAATACATACGGCAGCTTTTCACCCCTTACTGTACTGTAGTTGAAGCTTGCAACGGTGAACAGGCTTACAGTATGGCTACCCAAAACCCTCCCAACCTCATTTTGTCGGACGTGCTCATGTCCAAATTATCCGGTACGGAGCTGTTACAAAAGATCAGATCTCATCCTGACACTCGCATTGTGCCTATGGTCCTTATTTCGGCTATTGCTGGTGATGAGTCTAGGGTTGAGGCTCTGCTAAACGGCGCTGATGACTATCTTGCCAAGCCTTTCAAACCCAAGGAACTCATCGCGCGCGTTCACCTCCACATGCAAGTTGGCAAGAAACGTGCTAAACTTGAAGCGCTATACGCCCAGCGTGAAACGGAGCTGACAGCTCTATCTGACTATTGTCCGATCGGCATCTTCCGGGGAGACAAATATGGCCATATTGTTTATGCCAACGCAGCTTGGCGTGCGCAGAGCGGTCTTTTGGTGGGTGATCCCAACGATTGGGCATCTTATGTGCACCCGGAATCGAAAGCGCAGCTcttggaagaatggaatCAGTGGCTGAGGGGGGACTTGAAGGAGTTCCGAGCGGCTTGGAGATGGTCTAATGGTATTCCTGTCAGGAGCATCTTGGTCCGATTAGATCATGTCAAGGAAGGGTTTTCTGGGTTAATTGGGTGCGTGGTGGATGTGTCTCATGAAGAGAGACGATTAATCGAAGccgaggaaagaagaaaagaagcggaagagagTAAACATCAGCAAGAGCTCCTTATTGACTTGACAAGTCATGAAATTAGGACGCCGGTGTCAGCAATCCTACAGTGCTCAGATCTTGTTAAAGAGAATCTTGTAGCTCTGAAGGACCAGTTGAGAGGAGCGGGACCAAAGGGCTTTGTGCCGACTCCAGAACTGCTGGCTGATCTTGAGCAGGATGTGGAAGCTTTGGAAA GTATTTATCAATGCGGTCTTGTGCAGGAACGTATTGCCGGAGACGTTCTTTCGCTGGCCCGTATCCAACTCGATATGCTTAGTTTGCACGACATTGACGTCAACTTGCGCCGAGAAGGCAGGAAAGTTTCGTCCATCTTTGCATCGGAAGCCAAGATGAAGGACATTGACCTCCGATTGGAATTTGGCCCTACTATCGAGCAGTCCAAAGTACTAGCCATCAAGACGGATCCGGTGAGATTAGGCCAGGTGGTAACGAACCTTATTTCCAACGCCATTCGGTTCACATCTTCCAGTG CTGTCCGAAAGATCACCATCCAATACGACGTGTCGTTTGTCCCTCCTGCTGATGACTCGTGCGCCGTCCCTTCGTCTGGCGTGCCCGACATCCTTCCTGCAAAAGAAAATACTCCTCTATGGCTGTTTGTCAGCGTTACCGATTCTGGACCTGGTATGACAGAGCAAGAGTTATCTGTCTTGTTCCAAAGGTTTGCTC AGGGCAATAAGATGATTCATACAAAGTATGGCGGAAGCGGTTTGGGGCTGTTCATCTGTCGAA AGATTACAGAGCTTCTTGGCGGTCGTATTGAAGTGCTTAGCCAACTCGGGCACGGTAGTG TTTTCCgattcttcatcaaaaCGCGCGCTGTCGCCCCCCCTTCCGCCATCGCTGCTCTCGTGGaatcctctcctctcaaacCGATATCCGccacttctccttcttcctcgttaGCCATGAGCCGATCATCTTCTCGAAGTACAAACGTCACCACGCCCATAGAGGGTAGCGGGACTGAACACGTGTTGATTGTGGAAGATAACCTAATCAATCAGACTGTCCTGAAACGACAACTCATCAAGGCGGGTCTATCGTGCAACG TCGCGAGTAACGGCCTTGAGGCTCTCAATATCATCCGTGAAACCCATCGGCAACACCGACGGGGTGGGCCGAACCGTAAAAGGCTATTTGACGTGGTATTGATGGATCTCGAGATGCCGGTGATGGATGGTATCACCGCCGTACAGGAGATACGAGGATCCGAAGCCGCGGGGACGTTGGGAAGGAATATGGTGATTGCTCTCACGGGGAATGCTAGACAAGGACAAATTGATCATGCCTTGGCTTCTGGGTTTGACGACG TCGTCATCAAACCATATATCCTGGTGGATTTGTTGAAAAAGATCAAATTTATGAAAGTTAGAAGGTTGGAGTTGGAAACTGCGAAAGCTCAAGAAGAGTGA